From the Terriglobia bacterium genome, one window contains:
- a CDS encoding 50S ribosomal protein L11 methyltransferase — protein sequence MPEAYAQLALHRRMLRDEVRNEAFRRAIAQVVGPGQVVLDMGAGTGILSIFAANAGARTVYAVERTDIVIVAREMVARNGFADRIEVIQADIEEVHLPEQVEVIVSEWMGGLGVDENMLAPLVMARDRWLAPGGRIVPERVTAWLAPAWMRDLDEGLAHWRARPHGVDTTVIADISANELLMTQARIATDDLLAPPQMLWTHDARTCSLAEADRSFVGTPVFTAARAGRFSALAAWFTADLCDGCVLTNAVGAPDTHWGRIFFPLEETIEVAEGARIGVELHCDPSSPGCCEFDWSVTIGDGATERHDTRPHARVR from the coding sequence ATGCCGGAAGCTTACGCCCAGCTCGCCCTCCATCGGCGGATGCTGCGGGATGAAGTCCGCAACGAGGCCTTCAGGAGGGCGATCGCGCAGGTGGTCGGGCCCGGCCAGGTCGTCCTCGACATGGGCGCGGGCACCGGAATCCTCAGCATCTTCGCGGCGAACGCGGGCGCGCGGACGGTCTACGCCGTCGAGCGCACGGACATCGTGATCGTCGCTCGGGAGATGGTCGCGCGAAACGGGTTCGCGGATCGCATCGAGGTGATCCAGGCCGACATCGAGGAGGTCCACCTTCCGGAGCAGGTGGAGGTCATCGTCTCCGAATGGATGGGCGGGCTCGGCGTCGATGAGAACATGCTCGCTCCGCTCGTCATGGCTCGCGATCGCTGGCTCGCGCCGGGCGGCAGGATCGTCCCCGAGCGCGTCACCGCATGGCTCGCGCCGGCGTGGATGCGCGATCTCGACGAAGGCCTCGCGCACTGGCGCGCACGTCCGCACGGCGTCGATACGACCGTGATCGCGGACATCAGCGCGAATGAACTGCTGATGACGCAGGCCCGCATCGCCACCGACGACCTGCTCGCGCCGCCGCAGATGTTGTGGACCCACGACGCCCGTACCTGCTCGCTGGCCGAGGCCGATCGGTCGTTCGTGGGCACCCCGGTGTTCACGGCGGCTCGCGCGGGCAGGTTCTCGGCACTCGCGGCGTGGTTCACCGCGGACCTGTGCGACGGCTGCGTTCTGACGAACGCCGTCGGCGCGCCCGATACCCACTGGGGGAGGATCTTCTTCCCCCTCGAGGAGACGATCGAGGTCGCCGAGGGCGCTCGGATCGGGGTCGAGCTGCACTGCGATCCGTCCTCTCCGGGTTGCTGCGAGTTCGACTGGTCGGTGACGATCGGCGATGGCGCGACCGAACGGCACGACACGCGCCCTCACGCGCGGGTGCGCTAG
- a CDS encoding SOS response-associated peptidase: MTSVIRSGATGIGGALGHAIPSLLPSPSTSVILGGVCARFTLMLPWAEVVRLLGGRAGVHGKPSWNVAPTHQVAIIEGGGSDRHLVSARWGLRVPWTTKPMINARSETAAQKPTFRKALEERRCLIPTTGFYEWRSEGGRKRPYLFRRQDGAPFAFAGIVDFDKTEGEVAAACAILTTSASAFMRQFHERMPVILDESAWDFWLDRSLTDAAAVTHLLRPAPDDVLVAIPVSPRVNNPRNDDPSCVEPEGEGIRPNVR, encoded by the coding sequence GTGACCTCGGTGATCCGTTCCGGCGCGACGGGAATCGGAGGGGCTCTCGGTCATGCCATTCCGTCGTTGTTGCCGAGCCCCTCGACGTCGGTGATACTCGGAGGCGTGTGCGCCCGCTTCACTCTCATGCTGCCATGGGCCGAGGTGGTCCGGCTCCTGGGCGGCCGCGCCGGCGTCCACGGCAAGCCGAGCTGGAACGTCGCACCGACCCATCAGGTCGCGATCATAGAGGGCGGGGGCTCCGACCGGCACCTCGTGAGCGCGCGGTGGGGACTTCGGGTGCCGTGGACGACGAAGCCGATGATCAACGCGCGCTCGGAGACGGCCGCCCAAAAACCCACGTTCCGAAAGGCCCTCGAGGAGAGGCGGTGCTTGATCCCGACCACAGGCTTCTACGAATGGCGATCCGAGGGCGGTCGGAAGAGACCCTATCTGTTCCGGCGGCAGGACGGAGCGCCCTTCGCCTTCGCCGGGATCGTCGACTTCGACAAGACGGAGGGAGAGGTCGCCGCCGCTTGCGCGATCCTCACGACGTCGGCATCGGCGTTCATGCGGCAGTTCCACGAGCGGATGCCGGTCATCCTCGATGAGTCGGCGTGGGACTTCTGGCTCGATCGATCCTTGACGGACGCGGCGGCGGTCACGCACCTGCTTCGGCCCGCTCCGGACGACGTCCTGGTCGCCATTCCCGTCTCGCCGCGGGTCAACAATCCTCGGAACGACGATCCGAGCTGCGTCGAGCCGGAGGGGGAAGGAATTCGGCCGAATGTCCGCTGA